The Treponema medium genome has a window encoding:
- a CDS encoding ATP-binding protein — translation MNITRKLPVGIQSFEKLRRDGYLYVDKTAFAWNLVQSSSPYFLSRPRRFGKSLFLSTLAAYFLGQKELFKGLYLEQAEEEAAVQESRDAWQEYPVLYLDFNTKNYSDEQALAAILNAHLRDWEEAFMLEQREEAPDGRLKDLIQRIYRKTGKPVVILVDEYDKPLLQTIGVNEELNERYRNALKAFYSVIKTCDQYIRFTFLTGVTKFSKISIFSDLNNLNDISLLPKYAGICGISQNELESTFAPEIKALAQANELTYDETLKQLKQNYDGYCFAQAAENIYNPFSLLRVFDGQLFQSYWFSTGTPTFLINYLKDAHYFIPDLDGKVELDEEGLQTYRAFAKEPFPILFQSGYLTIKEYIKEARLYRLGFPNDEVRYGFLKNLLPAYSSVQPDETGKSIWRFAEDIRKGDVNGFMERLQSIIAGISYDNFTEENLKLREQNYQTAVYLVFTLMGQFVQTEVHCSTGRSDCVITTADSIYIFEFKLSSNGSAEDALAQIKEKNYAAQYKTDRKKIVLIGADFNEQARTIKEWKTERFQFD, via the coding sequence ATGAACATTACACGGAAATTACCGGTGGGAATACAGAGTTTTGAAAAACTCCGCCGTGACGGATATCTCTATGTTGATAAGACGGCATTTGCATGGAATCTTGTTCAATCATCCAGTCCATATTTCTTAAGCCGCCCGCGGCGGTTTGGAAAAAGCCTATTTCTTTCTACATTAGCGGCATATTTTTTAGGTCAAAAAGAGTTGTTCAAAGGACTTTATCTTGAACAAGCCGAGGAAGAAGCAGCTGTTCAAGAAAGCAGAGATGCGTGGCAAGAATATCCTGTACTATATTTAGATTTTAATACAAAAAATTATTCGGATGAGCAGGCCTTAGCAGCTATCTTGAATGCGCATCTCCGCGATTGGGAAGAAGCTTTTATGCTGGAACAGAGAGAGGAAGCGCCGGATGGCCGGTTAAAAGACCTCATTCAACGTATCTACCGAAAAACCGGTAAGCCGGTTGTTATCCTCGTAGACGAATACGACAAACCGCTTCTGCAAACAATAGGCGTAAACGAAGAACTGAATGAACGATACCGCAATGCACTCAAAGCGTTTTACTCAGTGATCAAAACCTGCGACCAATATATCCGTTTTACTTTTTTAACAGGTGTTACAAAGTTCAGTAAAATCAGCATTTTTAGCGATCTGAATAACTTAAACGATATCAGTTTGTTGCCGAAGTATGCCGGTATCTGCGGCATCAGCCAAAATGAATTGGAAAGTACCTTTGCTCCTGAAATTAAAGCGCTTGCACAGGCGAATGAGCTTACCTATGATGAAACTCTCAAACAGCTAAAGCAAAATTATGACGGCTACTGTTTTGCTCAGGCAGCGGAAAACATATATAACCCGTTTAGCCTGTTACGGGTATTTGACGGGCAACTTTTCCAAAGCTATTGGTTTAGTACAGGAACACCAACTTTTTTGATTAATTACCTCAAAGACGCGCACTACTTTATCCCTGATTTGGACGGAAAGGTTGAACTTGATGAAGAAGGTTTACAAACATATCGAGCCTTTGCAAAGGAGCCGTTTCCGATTCTCTTTCAATCAGGATATCTAACGATTAAAGAATACATAAAAGAGGCACGGTTGTACCGGCTCGGCTTTCCGAATGATGAGGTGCGGTATGGCTTTTTAAAGAACTTGCTGCCTGCATATTCATCGGTTCAACCTGATGAAACAGGAAAGTCGATATGGCGGTTTGCGGAAGATATCCGCAAGGGCGATGTAAACGGCTTTATGGAACGGCTTCAGTCGATCATAGCCGGTATTTCTTATGACAACTTCACTGAAGAAAACCTGAAACTGCGGGAGCAGAATTATCAGACTGCTGTGTATCTCGTGTTTACGCTGATGGGACAGTTCGTACAGACGGAAGTCCACTGCTCAACCGGTCGTAGTGATTGCGTAATTACTACCGCGGATAGCATCTATATTTTTGAATTTAAGCTCAGCAGCAATGGTAGCGCAGAAGATGCGCTCGCACAGATAAAAGAGAAAAACTATGCCGCACAGTACAAGACAGACAGAAAGAAGATTGTGCTGATTGGTGCAGACTTCAATGAACAAGCACGTACTATTAAGGAGTGGAAAACAGAGCGCTTTCAGTTCGATTGA
- a CDS encoding extracellular solute-binding protein — translation MDHRFKRTGSIFLCIVVILSCLIVFTTCRDTREAVLYLYNWTYYTPDSVIHAFEKKYKVKVVYDDFASNEDMFAKLMAGSKGYDLVIPSADYVSIMIKLNMLEPIDVSKIPNIRYLRLDVLHRIEYDPKMEFSVPYYMGAAGIAVNTKEVPDYERGWNIFERADLKNRMTMMDDMREVLGAALGSLGYEPNSTNPDELEQAYRLIQNNWKPNLIKFDADGFAKSFASGDFLAVQGYAEAIFAELQEDQTQYVDFFIPQGVHSGLYIDSFCIPKGAPHPELAHAFINFVLEPTVYAEFLDTFGFPPSIHTEAGYYQKKRPHYALDDLNDCILKKDLGANLELYNNYWQRIRFTP, via the coding sequence ATGGATCATCGTTTTAAAAGGACAGGTTCTATTTTTTTATGCATCGTAGTAATACTCTCTTGTCTTATTGTTTTTACCACTTGCCGCGACACACGAGAAGCAGTTCTCTATCTGTATAATTGGACATACTACACGCCCGATTCCGTTATCCACGCTTTTGAAAAAAAATACAAGGTCAAAGTTGTCTACGATGATTTTGCGTCCAATGAAGATATGTTTGCCAAACTCATGGCTGGTTCAAAAGGCTACGACCTTGTTATCCCGTCGGCAGACTATGTTTCCATTATGATAAAACTCAATATGCTTGAGCCTATTGATGTTTCAAAAATTCCGAACATCCGCTATCTACGTCTGGATGTACTCCATCGAATAGAGTATGACCCCAAAATGGAATTTTCAGTACCGTATTATATGGGTGCGGCTGGCATTGCGGTAAACACCAAGGAAGTGCCCGATTATGAGCGCGGCTGGAATATCTTTGAACGGGCAGATTTAAAAAATAGAATGACGATGATGGATGATATGAGGGAAGTACTCGGCGCTGCATTAGGTTCTTTGGGGTATGAGCCGAACAGCACCAATCCCGATGAGCTGGAACAAGCATATCGTCTAATCCAAAACAATTGGAAACCGAATCTCATAAAGTTTGATGCGGACGGCTTTGCAAAATCTTTTGCGTCGGGGGATTTTTTAGCGGTGCAAGGATATGCAGAGGCAATTTTTGCAGAGTTGCAGGAAGATCAAACGCAGTATGTTGACTTCTTTATTCCGCAAGGCGTTCATTCAGGCTTGTATATCGACAGCTTCTGTATTCCCAAAGGAGCCCCTCATCCGGAACTTGCACATGCCTTTATCAACTTTGTGCTTGAACCTACCGTTTATGCCGAGTTCTTAGATACGTTCGGATTTCCGCCTTCCATCCACACGGAAGCTGGGTACTACCAAAAGAAACGACCGCACTACGCGCTCGACGATCTTAATGACTGTATTCTCAAAAAAGACCTTGGCGCAAACCTAGAGCTGTATAACAACTATTGGCAGCGGATTCGTTTTACACCGTAG